A portion of the Granulosicoccus antarcticus IMCC3135 genome contains these proteins:
- a CDS encoding Lin0512 family protein, producing the protein MSMKRIILEMGTGNDLYGEDYTKAARRAVHDALHHSSLTLFRSLGLNRDDMQVTVTIGVQKPEQVDAAAVAAEIPYGTVTVNVEMGGLNVVDEEAGTVSVIAAAGIAAFLELPDGQFTLPASTV; encoded by the coding sequence ATGAGCATGAAGCGCATCATTCTGGAAATGGGAACCGGCAACGATCTGTACGGTGAGGACTACACCAAGGCTGCACGACGAGCCGTTCACGATGCTTTGCATCACAGCTCACTGACCTTGTTTCGCAGTCTGGGTCTGAATCGCGATGACATGCAGGTCACCGTCACGATTGGTGTGCAGAAGCCAGAGCAGGTCGATGCGGCGGCCGTCGCGGCAGAAATTCCCTATGGCACCGTCACTGTGAACGTTGAGATGGGCGGTTTGAATGTAGTGGACGAGGAGGCGGGAACGGTTAGCGTCATAGCCGCAGCCGGTATTGCAGCCTTCCTGGAGTTGCCCGATGGGCAGTTCACACTGCCAGCCAGTACCGTGTAA
- a CDS encoding Lin0512 family protein has protein sequence MARKRLLMEMGMGTDLRGQDYTKAAIRALKDALWHNSVSVAPALGYPRESMEVDVEIGVAKPESVDRERVAEVLPYGRAQVRVVKGGLDIINEETGNVTVIANAAAVVYLNVLQADSGASS, from the coding sequence ATGGCAAGAAAGCGTCTATTGATGGAAATGGGTATGGGAACTGACCTGCGGGGTCAGGACTATACGAAAGCGGCTATCCGCGCTTTGAAAGATGCCCTCTGGCATAACTCCGTCTCTGTAGCCCCCGCCTTGGGATACCCACGCGAAAGCATGGAAGTGGACGTGGAAATCGGTGTTGCCAAGCCCGAGTCCGTGGATCGTGAGCGTGTCGCCGAGGTTCTGCCTTACGGTCGTGCCCAGGTGCGAGTAGTCAAGGGCGGTCTGGATATCATCAATGAAGAGACCGGCAATGTAACCGTCATTGCCAATGCCGCTGCTGTGGTGTATCTGAATGTGCTTCAGGCAGATTCAGGAGCCAGCTCATGA